Proteins from a genomic interval of Gemmatimonas sp.:
- a CDS encoding dipeptidase has translation MIAPRNALSRITAAGLTIAGLWSAPFTALPAQRAATDDAALRRARALLREVGLVDTHNDLPWVLRLDPTHPMDLTARDLRARGAGDTDLPKLRDGGVGTQFWSVYVPSDLSPLNAMRAQLEQIDLTRRLIARYPRDLGFAASSADIRRVRASGRIASLLGIEGGHVIANSLGALRAYYDLGVRYMTLTHFHSTDWADAATELPRHGGLTPFGREVVREMNRLGMMVDISHVSPAAMSAVLDGSEAPVIFSHSSARALTDHVRNVPDSILQRMARNGGVVQVNFVTVFVSEPLRRWSEALIPRLQRATSDSAAERLLREWTATHGPMPRATLKDVADHIEHIRRVAGVDHVGIGADFYGATGPMNVVEGIEDVSRYPALFAELIRRGWSDAELRKLAGGNVLRVFTEVERVAARLQRTLEPSTATIEALDGAKRPATPPGGH, from the coding sequence ATGATCGCCCCACGCAACGCCTTGTCACGGATCACCGCGGCCGGTCTGACCATCGCGGGCCTGTGGAGCGCGCCATTCACCGCCCTGCCGGCGCAGAGGGCAGCCACCGACGACGCGGCGCTGCGCCGCGCGCGGGCGCTCCTGCGCGAGGTGGGGCTGGTGGACACCCACAACGACCTGCCGTGGGTGCTGCGCCTCGACCCCACGCATCCCATGGACCTCACCGCGCGCGATCTGCGCGCGCGCGGCGCCGGCGACACGGACTTGCCGAAGCTGCGGGACGGCGGGGTGGGGACGCAGTTCTGGTCGGTCTACGTGCCAAGTGACCTCTCACCGCTGAACGCCATGCGCGCCCAGCTGGAACAGATCGACCTGACCCGGCGCCTCATCGCGCGCTATCCGCGCGATCTGGGGTTCGCCGCGAGTTCGGCCGACATCCGGCGCGTGCGCGCGAGTGGACGGATTGCCTCGCTCCTGGGAATCGAGGGCGGGCACGTCATTGCCAACTCCCTGGGAGCGCTGCGGGCGTATTACGACCTCGGCGTGCGCTACATGACGCTCACCCACTTCCACTCCACCGACTGGGCCGACGCGGCAACGGAGCTGCCGCGCCACGGAGGCCTCACCCCCTTCGGCCGCGAGGTGGTACGCGAGATGAACCGCCTCGGCATGATGGTGGATATCTCGCATGTGTCGCCAGCGGCGATGAGCGCCGTGCTGGATGGGTCGGAGGCCCCGGTGATTTTTTCGCACTCGTCGGCGCGCGCCCTCACCGACCATGTGCGCAACGTGCCCGATTCGATTCTGCAGCGCATGGCGCGCAACGGTGGCGTGGTGCAGGTGAACTTCGTCACGGTGTTCGTGTCCGAGCCGCTGCGGCGCTGGTCGGAGGCGCTCATTCCGCGGTTGCAGCGGGCCACGAGCGACAGCGCGGCCGAGCGACTGCTTCGCGAGTGGACCGCCACGCACGGCCCGATGCCGCGCGCCACTCTCAAGGACGTGGCGGACCACATAGAGCACATCCGCCGCGTGGCGGGCGTCGACCATGTGGGGATTGGGGCGGACTTTTATGGCGCGACCGGCCCGATGAATGTGGTGGAGGGGATCGAGGACGTCTCGCGCTATCCGGCGCTCTTTGCCGAGTTGATTCGCCGTGGCTGGAGCGACGCGGAGCTCCGCAAGCTTGCCGGCGGAAACGTCCTGCGGGTGTTCACCGAGGTGGAGCGGGTGGCAGCGCGGCTACAGCGCACCCTTGAGCCCTCTACCGCCACCATCGAGGCGCTGGACGGGGCGAAACGTCCCGCCACACCGCCGGGAGGCCACTGA
- a CDS encoding alpha/beta hydrolase gives MTVARRVRCTLPFVAVVATMAPSSSPGQVPDATHLVAQRSITIARTAMAVWPHIVEPSAWKQGNRLTHAGGPWGAAGEVFAARPAAGGAPDYYLVNAELVPYRRRTMKLVGTDGTLMGFATYSLEEHDGRTTVRYDVFAETRLPAGLTPGAADTARARAAAGQRSSAQRFDAELAALKRLVEAGPPERTGYATTPDGVRLWYREVGRGPDVVLVNAANYFAASLDALASDTRRVVTYDIRGRGRTDSVPPDKMGILEFDAIDPEVIRQAVGADKVTMVGWSGGALAAYRYAEQFPARVSRLVLLTPVGPRFSPWWEDMRKNSAPRMDPALQKRMAARVAAGEFAGDEVGRCRNGAWMGLRTNWPDSTQWYRAPDVCDSPNEVGSRYNDFVPRLIAKLGLFDFREGLSRFRLPLLVVHGDRDNPPLGGSEEWVAGMAQGRLLVMPGMGHWPQYERPAELLAALRAFLDGGWPTGAAAVPRAPAAKAP, from the coding sequence ATGACCGTCGCCCGCCGCGTGCGTTGCACGCTTCCGTTCGTCGCCGTGGTGGCGACCATGGCGCCCTCCTCGTCACCCGGGCAGGTGCCCGACGCCACCCATCTGGTGGCGCAGCGCAGCATCACCATCGCACGCACGGCGATGGCGGTGTGGCCGCACATCGTGGAGCCGTCGGCGTGGAAGCAAGGGAACCGTCTCACGCACGCGGGGGGACCGTGGGGCGCTGCCGGCGAAGTATTCGCCGCACGCCCGGCGGCCGGGGGCGCGCCGGACTACTACCTGGTAAACGCGGAACTCGTGCCCTACCGCCGTCGCACCATGAAGCTGGTGGGTACGGATGGCACGCTCATGGGGTTCGCGACCTATTCGCTCGAGGAGCACGATGGGCGCACCACGGTGCGCTACGATGTCTTCGCGGAAACGCGACTACCGGCCGGGCTGACGCCCGGGGCGGCGGACACCGCGCGGGCGCGCGCCGCGGCGGGACAGCGCTCCTCGGCGCAGCGTTTCGACGCGGAGCTGGCGGCCCTCAAGCGGCTGGTGGAGGCGGGGCCCCCGGAGCGCACGGGATACGCCACGACCCCCGACGGCGTGCGGCTCTGGTACCGCGAAGTGGGGCGTGGCCCCGACGTCGTGCTGGTGAACGCGGCCAACTACTTCGCCGCCAGTCTGGACGCCCTGGCCTCCGACACGCGGCGTGTGGTGACCTACGACATCCGCGGACGCGGACGTACCGACTCGGTGCCACCGGACAAGATGGGAATTCTCGAATTCGATGCCATCGACCCGGAGGTGATTCGCCAGGCCGTAGGCGCGGACAAGGTGACCATGGTGGGGTGGTCGGGCGGCGCGCTGGCGGCCTATCGCTACGCCGAGCAGTTCCCGGCGCGCGTCTCGCGGCTGGTGCTCCTGACCCCGGTGGGGCCGCGCTTTTCACCCTGGTGGGAAGACATGCGCAAGAACTCGGCGCCCCGCATGGATCCGGCACTGCAGAAGCGGATGGCCGCCCGCGTCGCCGCCGGCGAGTTTGCCGGCGACGAGGTGGGTCGGTGTCGGAACGGGGCGTGGATGGGGCTGCGCACCAACTGGCCCGACTCCACCCAGTGGTATCGTGCGCCGGACGTGTGCGACTCCCCCAACGAGGTCGGGTCGCGCTACAACGATTTCGTGCCTCGGCTCATTGCCAAGCTGGGGCTGTTTGACTTCCGCGAAGGACTGTCCCGCTTTCGGCTGCCCCTGCTGGTCGTGCATGGTGACCGCGACAATCCGCCACTGGGCGGGAGCGAGGAGTGGGTAGCCGGCATGGCGCAGGGGCGCCTGCTGGTGATGCCCGGCATGGGGCACTGGCCGCAGTATGAACGCCCGGCCGAGTTGCTCGCGGCGCTGCGCGCCTTCCTCGACGGCGGTTGGCCCACGGGCGCCGCGGCAGTGCCCAGGGCGCCAGCGGCGAAGGCCCCATGA
- a CDS encoding DPP IV N-terminal domain-containing protein: MAASSLATPVVAQTAPISPARRAVYDAYLDFDQLVQGGRVVPGWIPGGTSLWYADGGPNDRVLQRVELATGRTTPLLDAERLRRALVERLGHEPAGRGVPFAQVAFTAPQQLRFELEGDNWQLELATYALTRLPRPTANEGDRLATSELTRQRPQPFWQESFTGGGETRNLERRSPDGRWYLGVQGHDIALRSATDGRTLMRTTDGTADSLWTVETRRWEPWSPSGTRFVAQRNDVRGMQKMLGAQWLKMFVEPLETRWTRAGGVLQVPSLYVLDVVWGRPVALQLGDTRDSYLEVMGWLPDESRVLVAKYDRLLHSVEVWAADPSTGEARVIMSERSPTFLTNHHEVVWGDDFPWTILPDGTGFLWRSERDGWDHLYRYDLNGRVVARLTQGSFPVTAVVRVDQPRGWVYFLAQGDPARPYDRHLYRVPLAGGGAAQRLTEGSGMHEVTMCPLADCFVDTWSSPAGAPRTALRRADGTLVTTLGEASLDRLRRVGWTPPREYVVKAADGSTDLWVTMYLPFDFDSTRTYPVVEFLYAGPQIAVRPTTFTEPGPAQYNRALANLGFVVVTLDARGTPGRSKAFHDVVFRKWGTFEIADHAGAIRQLGARLPFMDLTRVGIWGRSWGGHYALRALAQAPDLYVAASVEVPGFDPVGNQLYETYLGLPQQNAALYDQANAILLAPKVRGHLRLMSALSDVATFPETMRMSEELVRLGFQHELSIFANSGHGQVGQTARYNDEQRTQFFVRHLRP; encoded by the coding sequence GTGGCTGCATCATCGCTGGCCACGCCAGTGGTGGCGCAGACGGCCCCGATCAGCCCGGCGCGTCGCGCGGTCTACGACGCCTACCTCGATTTCGATCAGCTCGTTCAGGGCGGGCGGGTGGTGCCGGGGTGGATCCCGGGGGGCACGAGTCTCTGGTACGCCGACGGCGGCCCCAACGACCGGGTGCTGCAGCGCGTGGAGCTGGCCACCGGACGCACGACGCCGCTGCTGGATGCCGAGCGGCTGCGCCGCGCCCTCGTCGAACGGCTGGGCCACGAGCCCGCCGGCCGTGGGGTGCCGTTTGCCCAGGTGGCGTTCACCGCGCCGCAGCAGCTGCGCTTCGAGCTGGAGGGGGACAACTGGCAGCTGGAGCTCGCCACCTATGCGCTGACGCGGCTACCGCGCCCCACCGCGAACGAGGGCGATCGACTGGCCACCAGCGAACTGACCCGCCAGCGGCCGCAGCCCTTCTGGCAGGAGTCCTTCACCGGCGGCGGCGAAACGCGCAATCTCGAGCGCCGCTCGCCCGACGGCCGCTGGTACCTCGGCGTGCAGGGGCATGACATCGCCCTGCGCTCGGCGACCGACGGGCGCACCCTCATGCGTACCACCGACGGCACCGCCGATTCACTGTGGACCGTGGAGACGCGCCGCTGGGAACCGTGGTCCCCCAGCGGCACGCGCTTTGTGGCGCAACGCAACGATGTGCGCGGCATGCAGAAGATGCTCGGCGCGCAATGGCTCAAGATGTTCGTGGAGCCGCTGGAGACGCGGTGGACGCGGGCGGGCGGCGTGCTGCAGGTGCCCTCGCTGTATGTTCTGGATGTGGTGTGGGGGCGTCCGGTGGCGTTGCAGCTCGGGGACACCCGCGACAGCTACCTCGAGGTCATGGGGTGGCTGCCCGACGAATCGCGCGTGCTGGTGGCCAAGTACGACCGCCTGCTGCACAGCGTGGAGGTATGGGCCGCGGACCCATCCACGGGCGAGGCCCGCGTCATCATGAGCGAGCGCTCCCCCACCTTCCTCACCAACCACCACGAGGTGGTGTGGGGCGACGATTTTCCGTGGACGATCCTTCCCGACGGCACCGGGTTTCTCTGGCGCTCGGAGCGCGACGGATGGGACCACCTGTACCGCTACGACCTGAATGGCCGCGTGGTGGCGCGCCTCACGCAGGGCAGCTTTCCTGTGACCGCGGTGGTGCGCGTGGACCAGCCGCGCGGGTGGGTGTACTTCCTGGCGCAGGGTGATCCGGCGCGTCCGTACGATCGGCATCTGTATCGGGTGCCGCTCGCGGGCGGCGGCGCGGCCCAGCGCCTCACCGAGGGGTCGGGGATGCACGAGGTGACGATGTGCCCGCTGGCCGACTGCTTCGTGGACACGTGGTCGTCCCCCGCGGGTGCGCCGCGCACGGCGCTGCGGCGGGCCGACGGCACACTGGTCACGACGCTGGGGGAGGCCAGCCTCGATCGCCTGCGTCGCGTGGGGTGGACCCCGCCGCGCGAATACGTCGTGAAGGCCGCCGACGGGAGTACCGACCTGTGGGTCACCATGTACCTCCCCTTCGACTTCGACAGCACGCGCACGTATCCCGTGGTGGAGTTCCTCTACGCGGGGCCGCAGATCGCGGTGCGCCCCACCACCTTCACCGAACCCGGACCGGCGCAGTACAACCGCGCACTTGCCAATCTGGGGTTCGTAGTGGTCACGCTCGACGCGCGCGGGACCCCCGGACGATCGAAGGCGTTCCACGATGTCGTGTTCCGGAAGTGGGGTACGTTCGAGATCGCCGACCATGCGGGCGCCATTCGCCAGTTGGGGGCCCGGCTCCCCTTCATGGATCTCACCCGCGTGGGCATCTGGGGACGCTCGTGGGGCGGGCACTACGCGCTGCGCGCGCTGGCGCAGGCCCCCGACCTCTACGTGGCGGCCTCGGTGGAGGTCCCCGGCTTCGATCCCGTGGGGAACCAGCTGTACGAGACCTATCTCGGGCTGCCGCAGCAGAACGCAGCGCTGTACGACCAGGCCAACGCCATCCTGCTGGCCCCGAAGGTGCGCGGCCACCTGCGACTCATGAGCGCCCTCAGCGATGTGGCCACCTTCCCCGAAACGATGCGCATGTCCGAGGAGCTGGTGCGGCTGGGCTTCCAGCACGAGCTGTCGATCTTCGCCAACTCGGGCCATGGTCAGGTTGGACAGACGGCCCGCTACAACGACGAGCAGCGCACGCAGTTCTTCGTGCGACACCTGCGCCCGTGA
- a CDS encoding DUF885 domain-containing protein translates to MTCHSRPRALATAILLLAFTLPPALLPTRANAQGRGRERASGGVAMGDSARVTAIADALWARIVATEAGVRLRTGVPVRQLPIPSQEEAEQDAAFGRRILARLDSIGALPVGSEAWSLAAVTRARAMEMADEADAFWFRNPVSPYGNGFVGVHAILGAQRFSTPDDLTRYLDLAGQYAGVVDAVHGYLRGQARHGYRMPKPEVAAAVTLLRQFRTEPARSPLAVAEPRLRGLRAQDSAAVARFQEQLQAEVVERVNPAFDRLLSWLEGPYLAQAPVTVGLAQYPGGEAHYRRLVRASLTFDRTPEQIHELGLREIARITAELDSIRQTLGNAGGEAAEHTRTREAFHRYLRTAPRFVPASPDVMRDKMLGHLATLRPRLGEQFADLARAPYDVRRLDPALEAGMTYGYYRQPSAADSTGVYFFNGGQLAQKTTVWFEGLAYHEIHPGHHFHLALVQEVLANKHPLRRNYASTAYTEGWGEYAAALAELMGGYRDPYDRYGRRIMELYSAARLVLDTGLNLLGWSHERGLAYLRANSVISDAEVASEVLRYCCDIPGQALGYRMGMLTFQRLRTRAEQALGPRFDPRAFHRVILADGPLPFFALEQRVDAWLAQQQGAR, encoded by the coding sequence ATGACCTGTCACTCACGTCCCCGGGCGCTCGCCACCGCCATCCTCCTGCTCGCGTTTACCCTGCCGCCGGCGCTGCTGCCGACCCGGGCCAATGCGCAGGGACGGGGTCGGGAGCGTGCGTCCGGTGGCGTGGCGATGGGGGACAGTGCCCGCGTCACCGCCATCGCCGACGCCCTGTGGGCGCGCATCGTGGCCACGGAGGCGGGCGTGCGCCTGCGTACCGGGGTGCCGGTGCGGCAGCTGCCGATTCCCTCGCAAGAGGAAGCGGAGCAGGATGCCGCATTCGGGCGGCGCATCCTGGCGCGGCTGGACAGCATCGGGGCGCTCCCCGTGGGGAGCGAGGCCTGGAGCCTGGCGGCGGTCACGCGGGCGCGCGCCATGGAGATGGCCGACGAGGCGGACGCCTTCTGGTTCCGCAACCCCGTCTCCCCCTATGGCAACGGGTTCGTTGGCGTGCACGCGATCCTGGGCGCCCAGCGCTTTTCGACCCCGGACGACCTGACGCGCTACCTCGACCTGGCCGGGCAGTATGCCGGGGTCGTGGACGCGGTGCACGGGTACCTGCGGGGGCAGGCGCGGCACGGGTACCGCATGCCGAAGCCCGAGGTGGCGGCGGCCGTCACGCTGCTGCGGCAGTTCCGCACCGAGCCCGCGCGCAGCCCGCTGGCCGTAGCCGAGCCTCGGCTGCGTGGACTTCGCGCGCAGGACAGCGCGGCCGTGGCGCGTTTTCAGGAGCAGCTGCAAGCCGAGGTGGTCGAGCGGGTGAACCCGGCGTTCGACCGGCTCCTATCGTGGCTGGAGGGGCCGTACCTGGCGCAGGCCCCCGTCACTGTGGGGCTCGCGCAGTACCCCGGGGGAGAGGCCCACTATCGTCGGCTGGTGCGCGCCTCGCTCACCTTCGACCGGACCCCCGAGCAGATCCACGAGCTGGGGCTCCGTGAGATCGCGCGCATCACCGCCGAACTGGACTCCATCCGTCAGACGCTCGGGAATGCGGGAGGGGAGGCGGCGGAGCATACGCGCACCCGGGAGGCGTTTCATCGGTACCTGCGCACGGCCCCACGCTTCGTGCCCGCCTCCCCCGACGTGATGCGCGACAAGATGCTGGGGCATCTGGCCACTCTGCGCCCCCGGTTGGGGGAGCAGTTCGCCGACTTGGCCCGCGCCCCGTACGACGTGCGCCGGCTGGACCCGGCGCTGGAGGCGGGGATGACCTACGGCTACTACCGCCAGCCATCGGCCGCCGACTCGACCGGGGTGTACTTCTTCAACGGCGGGCAGCTCGCGCAGAAAACCACCGTGTGGTTCGAGGGGTTGGCGTACCACGAGATCCACCCGGGGCATCACTTTCACCTCGCGCTGGTGCAGGAGGTGCTGGCGAACAAGCACCCACTGCGCCGCAACTACGCCAGCACCGCCTACACCGAGGGGTGGGGGGAATACGCGGCCGCGCTGGCCGAGCTGATGGGGGGCTATCGGGATCCGTACGACCGCTATGGGCGCCGCATCATGGAACTCTACAGCGCCGCGCGCCTGGTGCTCGATACCGGGCTCAATCTGCTCGGATGGAGCCACGAGCGCGGGCTGGCCTACCTGCGCGCCAACTCGGTGATCTCCGACGCCGAAGTGGCGTCGGAGGTGTTGCGCTACTGCTGCGACATTCCCGGCCAGGCGCTGGGCTACCGCATGGGCATGCTGACGTTCCAGCGCCTGCGGACGCGCGCCGAGCAGGCGTTGGGGCCGCGCTTCGACCCGCGCGCCTTCCACCGGGTAATCCTGGCCGACGGTCCGCTGCCCTTCTTCGCGCTTGAACAGCGTGTAGACGCGTGGCTGGCGCAGCAGCAGGGCGCGCGCTGA
- a CDS encoding RagB/SusD family nutrient uptake outer membrane protein, with product MTPRSRAARATVRASALAFFAATTACGSLLDVDVPSRVPADDAIVPANAAILMNSVVGEFECAFGGAVVSGGTLGDELANSSTGNTTWQVDRRDIATSSTISNGGCGGLGPFGALNVTLWLSGELQKGLESWTDTQVTNRRQLLATNAAYAGYALLLLGEQMCTATIATGPELPKAQVWTRAEERFTAAIADAQASNTADILAMAYLGRARARLNLTRLAEAAADARQVPANFVRNATYSSADPRRFNPVFNNNNQGAGLTVGPVYRTLTFAGVRDPRVPVTNANRTGANNSDSLFVQTKYASFAAPIPIAKWAEAQLIIAEAELAAGNVAAAVAIINTLHARTTPALPPFASTSAAEVRAQLIYERRAELFLESQHLGDYQRLSLPFVPATGAPFPFGGGFYGTNRCFPLPDLERTTNPNLNGR from the coding sequence ATGACCCCTCGTTCCCGCGCCGCGCGAGCGACCGTGCGCGCCAGCGCCCTCGCCTTCTTCGCCGCAACTACGGCGTGCGGCTCCCTCCTGGACGTGGACGTGCCCAGCCGCGTCCCCGCCGATGACGCCATCGTCCCGGCGAACGCCGCTATCCTCATGAACTCCGTGGTCGGCGAGTTCGAATGCGCCTTCGGCGGCGCCGTCGTGAGTGGCGGTACGCTGGGCGACGAACTCGCCAACTCCTCCACCGGCAACACCACCTGGCAGGTGGATCGCCGCGACATCGCCACCAGCTCCACCATCAGCAACGGTGGCTGTGGCGGGCTCGGCCCCTTCGGTGCCCTCAACGTCACGCTCTGGCTCTCCGGTGAGTTGCAGAAGGGGCTCGAGTCATGGACCGATACCCAGGTCACCAATCGCCGCCAGCTGCTGGCCACCAACGCGGCGTACGCCGGCTATGCGCTCCTCCTGCTGGGAGAGCAGATGTGCACCGCCACCATCGCCACGGGCCCGGAACTGCCCAAGGCGCAGGTGTGGACGCGGGCCGAGGAGCGTTTCACGGCGGCGATCGCCGACGCGCAGGCCAGCAACACCGCGGACATTCTCGCCATGGCCTACCTCGGCCGCGCCCGCGCCCGCCTCAACCTGACGCGCCTTGCGGAGGCGGCGGCTGACGCCCGGCAGGTGCCCGCGAACTTCGTGCGGAACGCCACGTACTCCAGCGCGGACCCCCGCCGCTTCAACCCGGTGTTCAACAACAACAACCAAGGGGCGGGGCTCACGGTGGGACCGGTGTACCGGACCTTGACCTTCGCCGGCGTGCGCGACCCCCGGGTGCCGGTGACCAACGCCAACCGTACGGGGGCAAACAACTCGGACTCCCTGTTCGTGCAAACCAAGTACGCGAGCTTCGCCGCCCCCATTCCCATTGCCAAGTGGGCGGAGGCGCAGCTGATCATCGCCGAAGCGGAGTTGGCGGCAGGCAACGTGGCGGCGGCCGTGGCGATCATCAACACGCTGCACGCTCGCACCACCCCCGCCCTGCCGCCGTTCGCCTCCACGTCGGCGGCCGAGGTGCGGGCCCAGCTCATCTACGAGCGCAGGGCGGAGCTGTTCCTCGAGTCGCAGCATCTTGGCGACTATCAGCGCCTGTCCCTTCCGTTTGTGCCGGCCACGGGCGCACCGTTCCCCTTCGGTGGCGGCTTCTACGGCACCAATCGCTGCTTCCCGCTCCCCGATCTGGAGCGCACGACCAACCCCAACCTGAACGGCCGGTAA